A portion of the Lolium rigidum isolate FL_2022 chromosome 1, APGP_CSIRO_Lrig_0.1, whole genome shotgun sequence genome contains these proteins:
- the LOC124668049 gene encoding patatin-like protein 2, giving the protein MSPVHVPEVSGSGNGSSLTLNPVQRALSRLSSSSAMTPRSPPPSYGNIVTVLSIDGGGVRGIIPGTILAFLEEKLQELDGPEVRLADYFDVIAGTSTGGLVTAMLTAPNAQGRPLFAAKDINDFYLKHCPKIFPAVYGGPLGLLRSIRGPKYDGQYLHSVVKDLLGKTTVSQALQNIVIPTFDIKLLQPTIFSRYDALNDVSKNALLSDVCISTSAAPTYLPGHHFETKDKDGKIRAFNLIDGGVAANNPTMLAMTHVSKQILLGNKDFFPIKPADFGRFMVLSLGTGSAKVEEKYDAAACGKWGVLGWLYNDGASPLIDSFSQASADLVDIQASVLFQALHCEKQYLRIQDDELNGDTSSVDVSTPDNLNRLVGVGKALLKRSVCRVDVETGKSVPDNNRGTNEEELIEFARMLSQERKARFQKKGASVTQ; this is encoded by the exons ATGTCGCCGGTGCACGTCCCGGAGGTCAGCGGCAGCGGCAACGGGTCCTCCCTGACCCTAAACCCGGTGCAGCGGGCGCTCAGCCGCCTCTCGTCGTCGTCGGCCATGACGCCCAGGTCACCGCCGCCGTCCTACGGGAACATCGTCACCGTGCTCAGCATCGACGGAGGCGGCGTCCGTGGCATCATCCCCGGCACCATCCTCGCCTTCCTCGAAGAAAAGCTCCAG GAGCTCGATGGACCTGAGGTGAGGCTCGCGGACTACTTCGACGTGATCGCCGGGACTAGCACCGGGGGGCTGGTGACGGCCATGCTCACCGCGCCCAACGCCCAGGGCCGCCCGCTCTTCGCCGCCAAGGACATCAACGACTTCTACCTCAAACACTGCCCCAAGATCTTCCCTGCCGTCTACGGCGGCCCTCTGGGCCTGCTCAGGAGCATCAGGGGCCCCAAGTACGACGGACAGTACCTCCACTCCGTCGTCAAAGACCTGCTCGGGAAGACGACGGTGAGCCAGGCGCTGCAGAACATCGTCATCCCCACCTTCGACATCAAGCTGCTCCAGCCAACCATCTTCTCCAGATACGAC GCCCTGAACGACGTCTCCAAGAACGCTCTCCTCTCCGACGTGTGCATCAGCACGTCCGCCGCGCCTACTTACCTCCCCGGCCACCACTTTGAGACCAAGGACAAGGATGGCAAGATCCGGGCCTTCAACCTCATCGACGGAGGCGTCGCTGCCAACAACCCG ACGATGCTGGCGATGACGCACGTCAGCAAGCAGATCCTCCTGGGCAACAAGGACTTCTTCCCCATCAAGCCCGCCGACTTCGGCAGGTTCATGGTGCTCTCGCTCGGCACCGGCTCCGCCAAGGTGGAGGAGAAGTACGACGCCGCCGCCTGCGGCAAGTGGGGCGTCCTCGGCTGGCTCTACAACGACGGCGCCTCGCCGCTCATCGACAGCTTCAGCCAGGCCAGCGCCGACCTCGTCGACATCCAGGCCTCCGTGCTCTTCCAGGCGCTGCACTGCGAGAAGCAGTACCTCCGCATCCAGGACGACGAGCTCAACGGTGACACCTCCTCCGTCGACGTCTCCACGCCCGACAACCTCAACAGGCTCGTCGGAGTCGGAAAGGCGCTGCTCAAGAGGAGCGTCTGCAGGGTGGACGTCGAGACCGGCAAGAGCGTGCCCGACAACAACAGAGGCACCAACGAGGAGGAGCTCATCGAGTTCGCCCGCATGCTCTCTCAGGAGCGCAAGGCCAGGTTCCAGAAGAAAGGCGCAAGCGTCACACAGTAA